A genomic window from Rhizobium sp. 007 includes:
- a CDS encoding ABC transporter substrate-binding protein, which yields MRISTRFLAAASLAALSLFAGSAMADGEKYVIGTDSTYPPFEFVDASGEIKGFDIDIAKALCAEMKAECTFVSADWDGIIPALQAKKYDMIVSSMSITPERLKLVDFTNKYYNTPPAVAVPKDSTITDVAGLKGKTIGAQTSTTHANYAEKHLADTELKLYPTADEYKLDISSGRIDAAIDDVVVLSEWVKSEAGACCKILTTLPVDKEINGEGAGIAVRQGDPLKDKLNTAIAAIRANGKYKEIQDKYFDFDVYGE from the coding sequence ATGCGTATCTCCACCCGCTTTCTCGCAGCCGCTTCACTCGCAGCGCTGTCGCTTTTCGCAGGTTCGGCAATGGCCGACGGCGAGAAGTACGTGATCGGCACCGACTCGACCTACCCGCCCTTCGAATTCGTTGACGCCAGCGGCGAGATCAAGGGCTTCGACATCGACATCGCCAAGGCGCTCTGCGCTGAAATGAAGGCCGAATGCACCTTCGTCAGCGCCGACTGGGACGGCATCATTCCGGCGCTGCAGGCCAAGAAGTACGATATGATCGTTTCGTCGATGTCGATCACGCCGGAGCGTCTGAAGCTCGTCGACTTCACCAACAAGTACTACAACACGCCGCCGGCCGTCGCCGTGCCGAAGGACTCGACGATCACCGACGTCGCCGGCCTGAAAGGCAAGACGATCGGCGCACAGACCTCGACGACGCACGCCAACTACGCCGAAAAGCACCTTGCCGACACGGAGCTCAAGCTCTATCCGACCGCCGACGAGTATAAGCTCGACATCTCGAGCGGCCGTATCGACGCCGCCATCGACGACGTCGTCGTTCTCTCCGAATGGGTCAAGTCGGAAGCCGGCGCCTGCTGCAAGATCCTGACGACGCTTCCCGTCGACAAGGAAATCAACGGCGAGGGCGCCGGCATCGCCGTGCGCCAGGGCGACCCGCTCAAGGACAAGCTGAACACCGCAATCGCAGCGATCCGCGCCAACGGCAAGTACAAAGAAATTCAGGACAAGTACTTCGACTTCGACGTTTACGGCGAATAG
- a CDS encoding ABC transporter permease: protein MGGLFSAPGSFWAWIGYIFDPLCGPAGVFTWFGQSTILACGDAGWGDEIALGLKTTVTVALLTLPVGLIIGFFVALGQQSEERSVRLASGIYTTIFRGLPELLTLFIIYYGLQILIQSVLTSFGYEQRVEINAFVAGMIALSVVFSAYCAEVLLSAFRAIPRGQYEAGYALGLHHGRTLGLIVLPQLIRIALPGLTNLWMILLKDTSYVSIIGLADILRQTGVAVRVTKQAFFFYIIACGLYLALAIISSIGLSYIERWAKRSGARR, encoded by the coding sequence ATGGGCGGATTGTTTTCCGCGCCGGGCTCGTTCTGGGCCTGGATAGGATATATCTTTGATCCGCTCTGCGGACCTGCCGGCGTTTTCACCTGGTTCGGGCAATCGACCATCCTCGCCTGTGGCGATGCGGGCTGGGGCGACGAAATCGCGCTCGGCCTGAAGACTACAGTCACCGTGGCGCTTTTGACGCTTCCCGTCGGCCTCATCATCGGCTTCTTTGTCGCGCTTGGCCAGCAATCGGAAGAAAGGTCGGTGCGCCTTGCGTCGGGCATCTACACCACGATTTTCCGCGGCCTGCCCGAGCTCCTGACGCTCTTCATCATCTATTACGGCCTGCAGATCCTGATCCAGTCGGTGCTCACCTCCTTCGGCTACGAGCAGCGGGTGGAGATCAATGCCTTTGTCGCCGGCATGATCGCGCTCTCGGTGGTCTTTTCCGCCTATTGCGCGGAAGTGCTGCTGTCGGCCTTCCGTGCCATTCCGAGGGGCCAGTACGAAGCCGGCTATGCGCTCGGCCTTCATCACGGCCGCACGCTCGGACTGATCGTGCTGCCGCAGTTGATCCGCATCGCCCTGCCCGGCCTCACGAACCTGTGGATGATCCTGCTCAAGGACACCTCCTACGTCTCGATCATCGGCCTTGCCGACATCCTGCGCCAGACCGGCGTCGCCGTCCGCGTCACCAAGCAGGCTTTCTTCTTCTACATCATCGCCTGCGGCCTCTATCTCGCGCTTGCGATCATCTCGTCGATCGGCCTCAGCTATATCGAACGCTGGGCGAAGCGCTCTGGGGCTCGCCGATGA
- a CDS encoding ABC transporter permease, protein MSYAQTLIPPQPAPKEIVKPITGMRVVGSFLVLLWALLAASLIYMVIAGWDVDKFTRYGPRYLHGLMTTIILVTISVIFGAALSLPLAFARMSKNRIISTLAYCYVYVFRGTPLLAQLFLIYYGLGGFRAQLEAAGLWWFFRDAWYCGLFSMTINTAAYQAEILRGAIESVPSGQHEAASALGIHKAVAFRKIVLPQALIVALRPYGNEIILLIKGSAVVAIITVLDLMGETRYAFSRTFDYQTYLWAAIFYLSMVEALRHFWNWIERRLTRHLKR, encoded by the coding sequence ATGAGCTATGCGCAAACCCTCATCCCGCCGCAGCCGGCGCCGAAGGAAATCGTCAAGCCGATAACGGGCATGCGCGTCGTCGGCTCGTTCCTCGTCCTCCTTTGGGCGCTGCTTGCCGCAAGCCTGATCTACATGGTGATCGCCGGCTGGGACGTGGACAAGTTCACGCGCTACGGTCCGCGCTACCTGCACGGACTGATGACGACGATCATCCTGGTGACGATCTCCGTCATCTTCGGCGCAGCACTTTCCCTGCCGCTCGCCTTCGCGCGCATGTCGAAGAACAGGATCATCAGCACGCTTGCCTATTGCTACGTCTACGTCTTCCGCGGCACGCCGCTCTTGGCACAGCTCTTTCTGATCTACTACGGCCTCGGCGGCTTCCGCGCGCAGCTCGAAGCCGCCGGCCTCTGGTGGTTCTTCCGCGACGCCTGGTATTGCGGTCTCTTCTCGATGACGATCAATACCGCTGCCTATCAGGCCGAAATCCTACGTGGCGCCATCGAAAGCGTGCCGAGCGGCCAGCACGAGGCAGCGTCAGCGCTCGGCATTCACAAGGCCGTCGCCTTCCGCAAGATCGTTCTGCCGCAGGCGCTCATCGTGGCGCTGCGCCCCTACGGCAATGAAATCATCCTGCTGATCAAGGGCTCTGCCGTGGTCGCCATCATCACCGTTCTCGATCTGATGGGCGAAACCCGCTACGCCTTCTCGCGCACCTTCGATTACCAGACCTATCTCTGGGCGGCGATCTTCTATCTTTCGATGGTCGAAGCGCTCCGGCATTTCTGGAACTGGATCGAGCGCCGCCTGACACGGCATCTAAAGCGCTGA
- a CDS encoding usg protein, translating into MNKDFEKQLQGYGLTTAHILYHLPDHPAILQTYIWQEYDLAPDFPEMRGFLKFWQEKLDGPLHSVRYIHRKLISATEWRALKGEFILH; encoded by the coding sequence ATGAACAAGGATTTCGAAAAGCAGCTTCAGGGATACGGGCTGACCACCGCCCACATCCTCTACCACCTGCCGGATCACCCGGCGATCCTCCAGACCTACATCTGGCAGGAATACGATCTTGCTCCGGATTTTCCCGAAATGCGCGGCTTTCTGAAGTTCTGGCAGGAAAAACTGGACGGCCCGCTGCATTCGGTGCGCTACATCCACCGCAAGCTGATTTCGGCAACGGAATGGCGCGCCCTGAAAGGCGAGTTCATTCTGCATTGA
- a CDS encoding DUF2270 domain-containing protein gives MTTDISKPGLDESARKEATPPLPLTPVEITNTLAHYYRGELGRMTSWRDRIDRTSNWAITVVAALLSLSLSTPTAHHGVLLFGIMLISLLLLIEARRYRFFDIYRARVRQVEKNYFAQILSPEANSARDWGPVVARSLRKPTFLLTYADAVQRRLRRNYSWMYLIMLLAWALKITTPKLQTEGSALAQAHSWTYVIDNAVLGPLPGLVVIALVVAFYLAILYGVLRREPDKGEFIHGEAHV, from the coding sequence ATGACGACGGACATCAGCAAGCCCGGCCTTGACGAGAGCGCCCGGAAGGAGGCAACGCCGCCACTGCCGCTGACGCCGGTCGAAATCACCAATACGCTCGCGCACTATTATCGCGGCGAACTCGGACGCATGACGAGTTGGCGGGATCGCATCGACCGGACGTCGAACTGGGCGATCACGGTGGTCGCAGCATTGCTCTCCCTCTCGCTGTCGACGCCGACCGCGCATCATGGCGTGCTTCTCTTCGGAATAATGCTGATCTCGCTGCTCTTGCTCATCGAGGCGAGGCGCTACCGGTTCTTCGATATCTACCGGGCCCGGGTCCGGCAGGTCGAAAAAAACTATTTCGCGCAGATCCTGTCGCCGGAGGCGAATTCCGCGCGCGATTGGGGTCCAGTGGTCGCAAGGAGCCTGCGCAAGCCGACGTTCCTGCTGACCTATGCGGATGCCGTCCAGCGGCGGCTGCGGCGCAACTACAGCTGGATGTATCTCATCATGCTGCTTGCCTGGGCGCTGAAAATCACGACGCCGAAACTGCAGACCGAGGGCAGCGCGCTGGCACAGGCACATTCCTGGACCTATGTGATCGACAATGCCGTGCTCGGACCGCTTCCGGGGCTCGTGGTGATTGCCCTCGTGGTGGCCTTCTATCTCGCCATCCTCTACGGCGTGTTACGCCGGGAACCCGACAAAGGCGAGTTCATTCATGGCGAGGCGCATGTCTAG
- a CDS encoding methyltransferase, which produces MAKKIDEEALAEAYNRALALEKAGDIDAAVKAYEEVLAIDPEDHGGAAVRIASMGRGETPVRAPDAYVETLFDQHAEVFEDVLVEQLSYHVPMLVRQRLQELKLDRFKRLLDLGCGTGLTGGTLRDLCEEMTGIDISENMVEIAHEKEIYETLFVAEVEDFLDDNDEDAFDLITATDVLPYLGALEPLFFGVAENLTPGGLFIFSSETLPPTDGRLYAVGPHQRFLHAEAYIRDRLIATGFDLVEMCEINVRMQEGQPSPGHLVIARLAG; this is translated from the coding sequence ATGGCAAAGAAGATCGACGAGGAAGCGCTTGCGGAAGCCTATAACCGCGCCCTTGCCCTCGAAAAGGCCGGTGACATCGACGCTGCCGTGAAGGCCTATGAGGAGGTGCTGGCAATCGACCCCGAAGACCACGGCGGCGCGGCCGTCCGCATCGCCTCGATGGGCCGCGGCGAAACGCCGGTCAGGGCGCCGGATGCCTATGTCGAAACCCTTTTCGACCAGCATGCCGAAGTTTTCGAGGACGTGCTTGTCGAGCAGCTCAGCTACCACGTCCCCATGCTGGTGCGCCAGCGCCTGCAGGAGCTGAAGCTCGATCGCTTCAAGCGCCTGCTCGACCTCGGCTGCGGCACGGGGCTCACGGGCGGCACGCTGCGCGACCTCTGCGAGGAGATGACGGGCATCGATATTTCCGAAAACATGGTCGAGATCGCCCATGAGAAGGAAATCTACGAGACGCTCTTCGTGGCCGAGGTCGAGGACTTCCTAGACGACAACGACGAAGACGCCTTCGACCTCATCACCGCGACCGACGTGCTGCCCTATCTCGGCGCCCTGGAGCCGCTCTTCTTCGGCGTCGCCGAAAACCTGACGCCCGGGGGCCTCTTCATCTTCTCCTCCGAGACGCTCCCGCCAACCGACGGCCGCCTTTACGCCGTCGGCCCGCACCAGCGCTTCCTGCACGCCGAAGCCTATATCCGCGACCGCCTGATAGCGACCGGCTTCGACCTCGTGGAGATGTGCGAAATCAACGTCCGAATGCAGGAAGGTCAGCCCAGTCCGGGACATCTGGTGATCGCGCGGTTGGCCGGCTGA
- a CDS encoding glutathione S-transferase family protein, whose protein sequence is MSLVLYGHPLASFCHKVLIALYENGTPFENRTVDLADETSSADLFRFWPVGKMPVLRDEALDSTIPETSIIIEYLDRHYPGPIRLLPDDIDRALRVRLWDRFFDLYVQTPMQKIVTDTLRPDGGKDPHGVQEARGTHATAYGMIEQQLGSNQWITGDSFTMADCAAAPALFYAETLVPFGDDQPKLRAYYERLLERPSFARVLKEALPYFKFYPYSHQLPERIRSEMPTD, encoded by the coding sequence ATGTCGCTGGTTCTTTACGGACATCCCCTCGCCTCCTTCTGCCACAAGGTGTTGATCGCGCTTTACGAGAACGGCACGCCTTTCGAAAACCGCACCGTCGATCTGGCCGATGAAACGTCGAGCGCCGATCTGTTCCGCTTTTGGCCGGTCGGCAAGATGCCGGTCCTGCGCGACGAGGCGCTGGACAGCACGATCCCCGAGACGAGCATCATCATCGAATATCTCGACCGACATTACCCCGGCCCTATCCGCCTGTTGCCGGACGATATCGACCGGGCGCTTCGCGTCCGCCTCTGGGACCGCTTCTTCGATCTCTATGTGCAGACGCCGATGCAGAAGATCGTCACCGATACCCTCCGGCCGGACGGCGGCAAGGATCCGCATGGCGTGCAAGAGGCACGCGGCACGCATGCAACGGCCTACGGCATGATCGAGCAGCAGCTCGGCAGCAACCAGTGGATCACCGGCGACAGCTTCACGATGGCCGATTGCGCTGCGGCACCAGCCCTCTTCTATGCCGAAACGCTCGTTCCCTTCGGCGACGACCAGCCGAAGCTCCGCGCCTATTACGAACGCCTGCTCGAGCGGCCGTCCTTTGCGCGGGTGCTGAAGGAGGCATTGCCCTACTTCAAGTTCTACCCGTACAGTCACCAGCTCCCCGAGCGCATCCGCAGCGAAATGCCCACCGACTGA
- a CDS encoding ATP-binding cassette domain-containing protein — MTVITHERFQGATEPEYETEAAVAQAGAASITLTGLEKSFSGNRVLRGISLHIPAGQFVAVIGKSGCGKSTLLRILMGLDRPTAGELRFENTAGAEGQPNARIVFQEPRLLPWLSVAENVAVGLGDNVETRLALAEAAAVLFEVQLAEKASEWPSRLSGGQRQRVALARALVSKPGVLALDEPLGALDALTRISMQELLNRVWRELGFTAVLVTHDVSEAVHLADRVIVLDEGRIALDLAIPYPHPRRHGNAELAELEGKLLSAILGKDAAR; from the coding sequence GGGCTACTGAGCCGGAATACGAGACGGAAGCGGCCGTTGCGCAAGCCGGTGCCGCTTCGATCACGCTGACGGGCCTTGAGAAGAGTTTCAGCGGCAACCGGGTTTTGCGCGGCATCAGCCTGCACATTCCGGCGGGCCAGTTCGTCGCGGTGATCGGCAAGAGCGGTTGCGGCAAGAGCACGCTGCTTCGGATCCTCATGGGGCTCGATCGGCCGACGGCCGGTGAGTTGCGCTTCGAAAATACCGCCGGTGCCGAGGGCCAGCCGAACGCGCGCATCGTCTTCCAGGAGCCGCGCCTGCTGCCGTGGCTGAGCGTGGCGGAGAATGTAGCCGTCGGGCTCGGCGACAATGTGGAGACGCGGTTGGCACTGGCGGAAGCGGCGGCGGTGCTCTTCGAAGTGCAGCTTGCCGAAAAGGCGTCAGAATGGCCGTCACGGCTTTCCGGCGGCCAGCGGCAGCGCGTGGCGCTGGCCCGGGCGCTGGTGAGCAAGCCCGGCGTGCTGGCGCTTGACGAACCGCTCGGGGCATTGGATGCGCTGACGCGCATCAGCATGCAGGAACTCCTCAATCGCGTCTGGCGCGAACTCGGCTTCACCGCCGTACTGGTGACGCATGACGTCAGCGAGGCGGTGCATCTGGCCGACCGGGTGATCGTCCTCGATGAGGGGCGGATCGCGCTCGATCTGGCGATCCCTTATCCGCATCCGCGCAGGCACGGCAATGCCGAACTCGCCGAACTGGAGGGCAAGCTGCTTTCGGCGATCCTCGGCAAGGACGCGGCGCGTTAG